A part of Thermococcus sp. SY098 genomic DNA contains:
- the lrpA gene encoding HTH-type transcriptional regulator LrpA, translating into MIDERDRIIIDMLTKDARTPFTEIAKVLGISETAVRKRVRALEEAGIIKGYTVKVNPAKLGYNLVSITGVDTKPEKIFEVAHKLKEFDFVKELYLTSGDHMIMAEIWAKDGEDLADIISNKIGKIDGVTKVCPAIILERLK; encoded by the coding sequence TTGATAGATGAAAGGGACAGGATTATAATAGACATGCTCACCAAGGATGCAAGGACACCTTTTACAGAAATAGCCAAAGTCCTTGGAATTAGTGAGACTGCTGTTAGGAAAAGGGTTAGGGCATTAGAGGAAGCCGGAATCATTAAGGGCTACACTGTCAAAGTCAATCCTGCTAAGCTCGGCTATAACCTTGTGAGCATAACTGGTGTAGATACAAAACCCGAAAAAATATTTGAGGTTGCACACAAGCTTAAAGAATTTGACTTTGTTAAGGAGCTTTATCTAACAAGCGGGGATCACATGATAATGGCAGAAATATGGGCAAAAGATGGAGAAGATTTAGCAGATATAATCTCAAACAAAATTGGAAAGATAGATGGCGTCACCAAGGTGTGCCCGGCAATTATTTTGGAGAGACTGAAGTAA
- a CDS encoding helix-turn-helix domain-containing protein, with product MRRREYIYKLLVVKKRAVTLQKLSEELETPMPKLLQTLKSLESDGLVEVFYGKEKAAIMVKAKTLDDYI from the coding sequence ATGCGCAGGAGGGAGTATATATACAAACTTTTGGTTGTAAAGAAAAGGGCTGTAACCTTGCAAAAATTAAGTGAAGAGTTGGAAACTCCCATGCCGAAACTTCTCCAGACCCTCAAAAGTTTAGAATCCGATGGACTTGTTGAGGTTTTCTACGGAAAGGAAAAGGCTGCAATCATGGTTAAGGCTAAAACTTTAGATGACTACATTTAA
- a CDS encoding pantoate kinase: MLIRAFIPAHITAFFVPKFNENPLLAGSLGAGINLTKGTNVFVSVESGLEKHIHIAFNGESVKRGEAIISHSVAEEIIPQEFKGEVEIWQYFDFPNGYGFGNSAGGALGTALALGYYFKNKTFLQAAQIAHKHEVLNKGGLGDVIAQIHGGIEIRIKAGAPGIGVVDNIFSEEYKVLAIPLGRLSTKEVLDSDIIRAIEEEGEKALRRLLKNPTPENLMHLARDFAENTGLLNGELLEIAKEIDKLIKLPSSMIMLGKSLFALLKVEELPKVQERLRDLGIDSYHICGIYNERPKVGRWIG; encoded by the coding sequence ATGCTAATCAGAGCCTTCATCCCAGCACATATAACAGCATTCTTTGTGCCTAAATTTAACGAAAATCCTCTTCTGGCTGGCTCTCTTGGGGCTGGAATTAACCTGACAAAGGGCACCAATGTTTTTGTGAGTGTTGAAAGCGGATTGGAAAAGCATATCCACATAGCATTCAATGGAGAGTCCGTGAAGAGAGGAGAAGCAATTATCAGCCACTCCGTCGCTGAAGAGATAATCCCCCAAGAATTTAAGGGGGAAGTAGAAATCTGGCAGTACTTTGACTTCCCAAATGGATACGGCTTCGGCAACAGTGCCGGCGGAGCTTTGGGAACAGCTTTGGCTTTAGGATACTATTTTAAGAACAAAACGTTCCTTCAAGCAGCACAAATAGCTCACAAGCACGAAGTCCTCAACAAAGGCGGTTTGGGGGACGTGATTGCACAGATTCATGGAGGAATCGAGATTAGGATAAAAGCCGGAGCTCCAGGAATTGGTGTTGTCGATAATATATTTTCCGAGGAATACAAAGTTCTTGCAATACCTCTGGGGAGATTATCTACAAAAGAAGTCCTTGACAGTGACATTATAAGGGCAATAGAGGAGGAAGGAGAGAAAGCCCTAAGAAGGCTCCTCAAAAATCCAACTCCCGAAAATCTCATGCATCTCGCAAGAGACTTCGCCGAAAATACAGGACTTCTGAATGGAGAGCTGTTAGAGATTGCAAAGGAAATTGATAAGCTAATAAAACTGCCCTCTTCTATGATTATGCTTGGAAAAAGCCTCTTTGCCCTCCTGAAAGTAGAAGAACTGCCCAAAGTTCAGGAAAGACTTAGAGACTTAGGCATAGACAGCTACCACATCTGCGGAATTTACAATGAAAGACCAAAGGTCGGCAGATGGATAGGGTAA
- the rlmD gene encoding 23S rRNA (uracil(1939)-C(5))-methyltransferase RlmD: MRGEIKKLSEEGFGIIKAGKKKIYVPFTAVGDIVEIKKWHREKKKLVAHEYEIIMPSPIRTEPKCPYFGKCGGCMLQHLPYDEQIKFKAEKLENLFGYAVDVIPSPKIYGHRNRIDVVISTEGIGFRRRGTWWDVVDIEECIVFGEKSGRALKSLREFIEDFKLQPWDLRKSEGFMRYIVMREGKFTGELMINLVTYEGSLPDEVQEYFSFADSIYWSVNSSKSDVSYGEPRKFWNKEFIKERLDDVVYLIHPNSFFQTNSYQAVNLVKKVAEFAEGRRVLDLYSGVGTFGIYLAKKGFEVEGIEINPFAVEMARKNAEINSANATFYVGEDRNVENLGKYDTVVVDPPRAGLHPKLIRKMLKDAPETIVYVSCNPKTLAKNLEELKSIYKVEEIIGLDMFPHTSHVEVVTKLKLNV, translated from the coding sequence ATGAGAGGAGAAATTAAAAAGCTGAGCGAAGAGGGGTTTGGGATCATAAAAGCAGGGAAAAAGAAGATCTACGTTCCTTTTACAGCTGTTGGTGATATAGTTGAGATTAAAAAATGGCACAGGGAAAAGAAAAAGCTTGTTGCACATGAATACGAAATAATAATGCCTTCTCCAATCAGGACTGAACCAAAATGCCCGTACTTTGGAAAGTGTGGAGGGTGTATGCTCCAGCATCTTCCTTATGATGAGCAGATAAAATTTAAGGCAGAAAAACTGGAAAATCTCTTCGGATATGCCGTTGATGTCATCCCCTCTCCAAAAATTTATGGACACAGGAACAGGATTGATGTTGTAATATCCACAGAAGGGATAGGGTTTAGGAGAAGAGGCACTTGGTGGGATGTTGTAGACATAGAAGAGTGCATAGTTTTTGGTGAAAAGAGTGGAAGAGCCCTCAAATCGCTCAGGGAATTTATAGAAGATTTCAAACTACAACCATGGGATTTAAGGAAGAGCGAAGGTTTCATGAGATACATTGTGATGAGAGAAGGCAAGTTCACCGGAGAACTCATGATCAATTTAGTTACGTACGAAGGAAGCCTCCCGGACGAGGTTCAAGAATACTTTAGTTTTGCAGACTCTATATACTGGAGCGTTAACAGCTCAAAAAGCGATGTCTCCTATGGAGAGCCAAGGAAGTTCTGGAACAAAGAGTTCATAAAAGAAAGGCTTGATGATGTTGTCTATTTGATTCATCCAAACAGCTTTTTCCAGACAAATTCTTATCAGGCAGTCAACCTTGTGAAGAAGGTGGCTGAGTTTGCAGAGGGAAGAAGAGTCCTTGATCTCTATTCTGGGGTCGGAACATTTGGAATTTATCTCGCCAAAAAAGGCTTTGAAGTTGAAGGAATTGAAATTAATCCTTTTGCTGTTGAGATGGCAAGAAAAAACGCTGAAATTAACAGCGCTAATGCAACTTTTTATGTTGGAGAAGACAGGAATGTTGAAAACCTCGGAAAGTATGATACCGTTGTGGTTGATCCACCAAGGGCCGGGCTTCATCCGAAGCTTATCCGAAAAATGCTTAAAGACGCACCAGAGACAATCGTCTACGTTTCGTGCAATCCCAAAACCCTTGCTAAAAACTTAGAGGAGCTTAAGAGTATCTACAAAGTTGAAGAGATAATTGGACTTGATATGTTCCCCCACACCTCACACGTTGAGGTAGTAACAAAGTTAAAATTAAATGTTTGA
- a CDS encoding Na+/H+ antiporter NhaC family protein — protein MADFGVLSLLPPLVAIILAIWTKRVILALFAGVWIGGVMVSGWNPITGTTQTLDWIVGNAIDDWNAKILLFDFLIGAGVGLIYKSGGAMAIARALTRTVKTSRAASLMGWLLGVLVFFDDYTNTIIVGNTMRPITDRTRVSREMLAYIDDSTAAPVAGLALVSTWIGYEVGLIGDSFKDLGVSLGPYAAWLSSVPYRFYSIFAIILVFLVAYTHRHYGAMLHAEYRARTTGKVIRDGAKPLMTTEIDLGMPKEGGNVHTFIWPILTLVFVTLYGMWVTGGGSKTYASDGLMGVLSNSDPALALLWGSFAMVVVAFFLVLGFKIMTIEEAETAIVQGMKQMIIANTILLLAWSIKSATDAVGTADYVVSIASGVLSPGIVPLVIFLIAMFISFTTGTSWGTFSIMMPIAIPLAYHLSGQAGPVLFASIGAVFAGGIFGDHCSPISDTTIMSSMFSGSDHIDHVTTQIPYAVTAASVGIILYLLFAIGIRAWAVLLPVGLILLVAAHWLLSEWYGKKYGIPHGKVPIYVVEE, from the coding sequence ATGGCAGACTTCGGGGTTTTATCTCTGCTGCCACCTCTCGTAGCTATTATACTGGCTATATGGACAAAAAGGGTTATATTAGCGTTGTTTGCAGGTGTTTGGATTGGTGGAGTGATGGTCTCAGGATGGAACCCAATAACAGGAACCACCCAGACTTTAGACTGGATAGTTGGAAATGCCATCGATGACTGGAACGCAAAAATTCTTCTCTTCGATTTCCTGATTGGTGCTGGGGTTGGTTTGATATACAAATCCGGCGGTGCGATGGCAATTGCAAGGGCATTGACAAGAACGGTAAAAACAAGCAGGGCAGCGTCACTAATGGGATGGCTTTTGGGAGTCTTGGTGTTCTTTGATGACTACACAAACACAATTATCGTTGGTAACACAATGAGGCCGATTACAGACAGAACAAGGGTCTCAAGGGAAATGCTGGCATATATAGATGATTCAACTGCTGCCCCAGTGGCTGGTTTGGCTTTGGTTTCAACATGGATCGGCTATGAGGTTGGTCTGATTGGAGACTCATTCAAGGATTTAGGGGTAAGCTTAGGACCTTACGCTGCATGGCTTTCAAGTGTTCCATACAGATTCTACTCAATCTTCGCAATTATCCTGGTGTTCCTTGTCGCCTACACCCACAGGCACTATGGGGCTATGCTTCACGCTGAGTACAGGGCAAGAACCACTGGAAAAGTTATCCGTGATGGTGCAAAGCCATTAATGACAACTGAGATCGACCTTGGAATGCCAAAAGAAGGCGGAAATGTCCACACATTCATATGGCCAATACTAACACTTGTCTTTGTAACGCTTTATGGGATGTGGGTTACTGGAGGAGGCAGCAAAACATATGCCTCAGATGGTCTAATGGGAGTGCTTTCAAACTCTGATCCCGCTTTAGCCCTTCTCTGGGGAAGCTTTGCAATGGTCGTTGTGGCATTCTTCTTGGTGCTCGGTTTCAAGATAATGACAATTGAAGAGGCAGAGACCGCAATAGTTCAGGGTATGAAGCAGATGATCATTGCAAACACGATATTGCTCTTAGCCTGGAGCATTAAAAGCGCAACTGATGCCGTTGGAACAGCCGATTACGTAGTCAGTATCGCCTCGGGAGTGCTCTCACCTGGAATAGTGCCTTTGGTAATATTCCTCATTGCAATGTTCATCTCGTTTACAACTGGAACATCTTGGGGAACCTTCTCGATAATGATGCCAATAGCTATTCCCCTTGCTTACCATCTAAGTGGACAAGCGGGACCAGTGCTCTTTGCATCAATTGGTGCAGTCTTCGCTGGAGGTATCTTCGGTGACCACTGTTCACCAATCAGCGATACGACAATCATGAGCTCGATGTTCTCCGGAAGCGACCACATTGACCACGTAACAACCCAAATCCCGTATGCAGTAACAGCAGCCAGCGTTGGAATTATACTTTACCTACTCTTCGCTATTGGAATAAGGGCATGGGCAGTACTCCTACCAGTAGGACTTATCCTCCTTGTTGCAGCACACTGGCTCCTCAGCGAATGGTACGGCAAGAAGTACGGCATTCCCCACGGAAAAGTGCCAATATATGTTGTTGAGGAGTGA
- a CDS encoding ATP-dependent DNA ligase: MLYKELAELYRRLEKTTLKTLKTRFVADFLKKVEDEELLEIVPYLILGKVFPDWDERELGVGEKLLIKAVAMATGTNAEWIENSVKDTGDLGESVALALQKRKQRSFFGQPLTIKRVYKTLVKVAETTGEGSQDRKLKYLANLFMDAEPIEGKYLARTILGTMRTGVAEGLLRDAIAEAFRVKPELVERAYMLTSDFGFVTKIAKLEGNDGLSKVTIQIGKPIKPMLAQMAANVREALVEMGGEAEFEIKYDGARVQVHKDGDKVIIYSRRLENVTKSIPEVVERIRKSIKPEKAIVEGELVAVGEGGRPRPFQYVLRRFRRKYNIQEMIEKIPLELNLFDVLYVDGENLIDAPFIERRKKLESIVEANQWIKVAENLITKSPEEAEEFYHKALDMGHEGLMAKRLDAVYEPGNRGKKWLKIKPTMENLDLVIIGAEWGEGRRAHVLSSFLLGAYDPGTGTFVPVGKVGSGFTDEDLVEFTKMLKPLIKKEKGKFVEIEPKVVIEVTYQEIQKSPKYESGFALRFPRYVALREDKSPEDADTLERIAQLYELQERMKAGKR; this comes from the coding sequence ATGCTGTACAAAGAGTTAGCCGAGTTATATAGGAGACTGGAAAAAACAACCCTCAAGACATTAAAAACAAGATTTGTCGCTGATTTTCTCAAGAAGGTTGAAGATGAGGAGCTTTTGGAAATTGTGCCCTACCTCATTCTGGGAAAGGTCTTCCCGGATTGGGACGAAAGGGAATTAGGAGTCGGTGAAAAATTGCTTATCAAAGCGGTTGCAATGGCAACAGGCACTAATGCGGAGTGGATAGAGAACTCGGTGAAAGACACTGGTGATCTGGGAGAGAGTGTCGCATTAGCCCTTCAAAAAAGGAAACAAAGAAGCTTTTTTGGGCAGCCTTTGACAATAAAGAGGGTTTACAAAACTCTTGTGAAGGTTGCAGAAACTACAGGGGAAGGAAGCCAAGATAGAAAGCTTAAATATCTTGCAAACCTTTTCATGGATGCCGAACCAATTGAAGGGAAGTATCTGGCAAGAACAATTCTTGGAACGATGAGAACAGGAGTTGCTGAGGGACTTCTGAGGGATGCGATAGCTGAGGCATTCAGAGTAAAACCGGAGCTTGTTGAGAGAGCCTACATGCTAACAAGTGATTTTGGGTTCGTTACAAAAATAGCCAAACTTGAAGGAAACGATGGACTGTCAAAAGTCACAATTCAAATAGGAAAGCCCATAAAACCAATGCTTGCCCAAATGGCTGCCAATGTCAGGGAAGCTTTAGTCGAGATGGGGGGCGAAGCAGAGTTCGAAATTAAATACGATGGTGCGAGAGTCCAAGTTCACAAAGACGGGGATAAAGTGATAATCTATTCCAGAAGACTTGAGAACGTTACAAAATCCATTCCAGAGGTTGTTGAGAGGATAAGGAAGAGTATAAAACCAGAGAAAGCCATAGTTGAAGGAGAGCTTGTAGCAGTTGGAGAAGGAGGAAGGCCAAGGCCGTTTCAATATGTTTTGAGAAGATTTAGGAGAAAGTATAACATCCAAGAGATGATTGAGAAGATACCCTTGGAGCTTAATTTATTTGATGTCCTCTATGTTGATGGGGAAAACTTAATTGATGCTCCTTTTATAGAGCGCCGCAAGAAATTGGAGAGCATAGTTGAAGCCAATCAGTGGATTAAAGTCGCAGAGAACTTGATAACAAAAAGCCCGGAAGAGGCTGAGGAATTTTACCACAAAGCCCTTGACATGGGGCATGAAGGGTTGATGGCCAAGCGCTTAGATGCTGTTTACGAGCCAGGTAACAGAGGTAAAAAGTGGCTCAAGATCAAGCCAACAATGGAGAACCTTGATTTGGTGATCATTGGAGCAGAATGGGGAGAAGGAAGGAGGGCACATGTACTAAGCTCCTTCCTGCTTGGTGCTTACGATCCCGGTACTGGAACTTTTGTCCCAGTTGGAAAAGTGGGCAGTGGATTTACAGATGAAGACTTAGTTGAGTTCACAAAAATGCTCAAGCCCCTCATAAAGAAAGAGAAAGGAAAATTCGTTGAGATAGAGCCAAAAGTAGTAATTGAGGTTACATACCAAGAGATCCAGAAAAGTCCAAAGTACGAGAGCGGCTTTGCATTAAGATTCCCAAGATACGTGGCATTAAGGGAAGACAAAAGTCCAGAAGATGCTGACACCTTAGAAAGGATTGCACAGCTATATGAGTTACAGGAGAGGATGAAAGCGGGGAAGCGCTAA
- a CDS encoding cation:proton antiporter has translation METLLMIAMMLATAKLLGWIFEKFGQPVVLGQILGGLIIGIFAESNEIIREFANLGVLLLLFLAGLESDLGEFKRVGKPSMFVAGVGVAVAFAFGFLVSLPFVEFHEALLYGAIMTPTSVSITVRVLMELRRLRTREGTTILAAAVVDDVLGILILTIVLSLLREGSVHYDAIIEILIEVAGFLAVFLYLGPVLAEKAFRKISRIDLPESTTTFAVIFLILFAYLAEHLNLASILGAYMVGLTIGQTNYRKQVENPVNTLGYSLFIPLFFVEVGMRIELTYILHAGLFAVVYASAAILSKILGCGFGAYLGGFDLRASLRIGIGMIPRLGVELAMLAIAMASGVVGADALTVAIFMVFVTTIITPPLLKWIYSRK, from the coding sequence ATGGAAACTTTATTGATGATAGCGATGATGCTCGCAACGGCAAAGCTTCTTGGCTGGATATTTGAAAAGTTCGGTCAGCCTGTTGTGCTCGGTCAAATTCTTGGAGGATTAATAATTGGAATCTTCGCTGAAAGCAATGAAATAATCCGTGAATTTGCGAATCTTGGTGTGCTTCTCCTTCTGTTCTTAGCTGGACTTGAGAGTGATCTGGGGGAATTTAAGAGAGTTGGAAAGCCAAGCATGTTTGTTGCAGGGGTGGGGGTTGCTGTTGCATTTGCATTTGGATTTCTTGTTTCCCTGCCTTTTGTTGAGTTTCACGAAGCTCTTTTATACGGTGCAATAATGACCCCAACCAGTGTCAGCATAACGGTTAGGGTACTAATGGAGCTTAGGAGATTAAGGACGAGAGAAGGAACCACAATTTTGGCTGCTGCTGTTGTTGATGACGTTTTGGGCATATTGATTCTAACCATCGTACTATCTCTGTTGAGAGAAGGTAGTGTTCACTATGATGCCATCATTGAGATCCTCATTGAGGTTGCTGGATTTCTTGCGGTTTTCTTATATTTAGGTCCTGTGCTGGCGGAAAAAGCCTTTAGAAAGATTTCCCGCATAGATTTACCAGAGTCCACAACGACTTTTGCAGTAATTTTTCTGATACTCTTTGCTTACTTGGCTGAGCACTTGAACCTGGCATCTATCCTTGGAGCATACATGGTTGGTCTTACAATTGGACAAACAAATTACAGAAAACAAGTGGAAAATCCAGTTAACACCTTGGGATATTCACTGTTCATCCCTCTCTTCTTCGTGGAGGTTGGTATGAGAATTGAACTGACCTATATCCTTCATGCTGGATTATTCGCCGTAGTTTATGCCTCTGCAGCTATCCTCAGTAAGATTCTTGGATGTGGTTTTGGTGCTTATTTAGGGGGCTTTGACCTGAGGGCATCCTTAAGAATCGGAATTGGCATGATTCCACGATTGGGTGTTGAGTTGGCTATGCTGGCAATAGCAATGGCGAGCGGTGTAGTTGGTGCTGATGCATTAACAGTGGCAATCTTCATGGTGTTTGTAACAACCATAATAACTCCTCCGTTGTTGAAGTGGATTTACAGCAGGAAGTGA
- a CDS encoding site-specific DNA-methyltransferase, producing MIIDEIILGDCLEWIPKLKGVHLSFLDPPFNQGKEYRFFNDNLSEEEYWGWMKEVVREIYKVTEKGGAIYFMQREKNTEWVLRILRETGWTLQNLIIWKKMASAVPQRYRFNKAYQIIAFATKGKKPRVFNKLRVDYPLAPWHKYPRENGIYLTDVWDDIRELTSGYFAGDEPLRDESGKRIHLQQSPVALLLRIILSSTMPGDLVLDPFAGTGTTLVVAKQLKRHYVGIEIDPHYVEVIRKRLSKLRKADDVSRYREYYRFTENLDRIWPMPEKHLKIPKQKTLFDVELSKHSKHILKDGRATGIEENQLT from the coding sequence ATGATTATTGATGAAATAATTCTGGGAGATTGCTTGGAATGGATACCCAAACTTAAAGGAGTTCATTTAAGCTTTCTTGATCCACCATTTAATCAGGGAAAGGAATACCGTTTCTTCAATGATAATTTAAGTGAAGAAGAATACTGGGGCTGGATGAAGGAAGTTGTAAGAGAGATTTACAAAGTGACTGAAAAAGGAGGAGCAATTTACTTCATGCAGAGAGAGAAAAACACAGAATGGGTGTTAAGAATTCTCAGAGAAACAGGTTGGACTCTTCAAAATCTGATAATATGGAAAAAGATGGCATCCGCAGTACCGCAAAGGTACCGTTTCAATAAGGCATATCAGATAATAGCATTCGCCACTAAAGGAAAAAAGCCGAGAGTGTTTAACAAGCTGAGAGTTGACTATCCTCTTGCCCCATGGCACAAGTATCCAAGAGAAAATGGTATATATCTCACAGATGTTTGGGACGACATAAGAGAGCTTACATCTGGATACTTTGCCGGCGATGAACCCCTTAGAGATGAAAGTGGAAAGAGAATTCACCTACAACAATCCCCAGTGGCATTGCTTTTAAGAATCATTTTATCTTCCACAATGCCTGGAGATTTAGTTCTGGATCCATTTGCAGGAACAGGAACAACCTTAGTTGTTGCAAAGCAGCTTAAAAGACACTACGTCGGAATTGAAATCGATCCTCATTATGTAGAAGTTATTAGGAAGAGACTCTCAAAGCTTAGAAAAGCAGATGACGTAAGTAGATACAGAGAGTATTACAGATTTACCGAAAATTTAGACAGAATCTGGCCAATGCCTGAAAAACATTTAAAAATACCCAAACAAAAGACACTCTTTGATGTTGAGCTATCCAAACATAGTAAACACATTCTTAAAGATGGTAGAGCTACTGGAATCGAAGAGAATCAGCTTACATGA
- a CDS encoding MinD/ParA family protein: MAVVVITGRGGAGKTTLTSNLGIYFAKNRYKTLVIDGDLYLPKLGFHFSIDSPRYSIHNLLRDPTLKTENAIYRHKKTGVYVIPGSAKLRDIIDVPAFRLKTILHEIMDEFSVILVDSPTGIPFDTLHIFELADYQIIVIELERSPIYSAEVMIQNEVVKLKSLGDAFGLNVAVVLNKVRESSKNIEAVINFLEDEIEVPVIGVIPFDHSVPHSVNMGIPILEYKPRSHVSRRLKECGEILEEWMFGKVKVERIIDEIIAEKLLNP, translated from the coding sequence ATGGCAGTTGTTGTTATCACAGGTAGGGGAGGAGCTGGCAAAACAACGCTTACTTCGAATCTTGGAATATATTTTGCGAAAAACAGGTACAAAACTTTGGTAATTGATGGTGATCTCTACCTTCCAAAGTTGGGTTTTCATTTCAGCATCGATTCCCCAAGATACAGCATCCATAACCTTCTTAGAGACCCAACTCTTAAAACGGAGAATGCTATTTACAGACATAAAAAAACGGGGGTTTACGTCATTCCGGGCAGTGCAAAACTCCGGGATATAATAGATGTACCTGCATTTAGATTAAAGACAATTCTTCATGAAATCATGGATGAGTTCAGTGTTATATTGGTCGATTCCCCAACAGGAATACCTTTTGACACCCTCCATATCTTTGAGCTTGCCGATTATCAGATCATTGTTATTGAGCTTGAACGTTCGCCAATTTATTCAGCGGAGGTTATGATACAGAATGAAGTTGTTAAGCTCAAAAGCTTGGGGGATGCATTTGGATTAAATGTTGCTGTGGTTCTTAATAAGGTTAGGGAGTCCTCAAAAAATATTGAGGCTGTTATAAATTTTCTTGAAGACGAAATAGAGGTCCCGGTAATAGGAGTGATACCCTTCGACCATAGTGTTCCCCATTCGGTGAACATGGGCATTCCCATACTTGAATACAAACCGAGGAGTCATGTCTCACGAAGACTTAAGGAATGTGGGGAAATTTTAGAGGAATGGATGTTTGGAAAGGTAAAAGTGGAGAGAATTATAGATGAGATAATAGCCGAAAAACTATTGAACCCTTAA
- a CDS encoding cation:proton antiporter — MDIFLELATILIAAKGFGYLSSRFGLPAALGQIVGGIILGPSLLNLVTYGEGVRLLADLGVIMLLFLAGLETDIEEFKNVGFPSFVIALLGVLVPFLFGYFIAIEWGYPQMQALFLGGVMTATSVSLTANVLIELKKLRTRVGAAILAAAVVDDVLGIMILTILVAMNTKGSVYVEDIVILVGEIVVFFAVSMLIGSRAIKEILRGSHKINLPETVTTIALAIMLIFAYLAEHFQIAAITGAYLAGILVAGSEDAKKIIDKIITIGYSFFIPIFLVGVGAETDAHVVITAGGFAFIYSFLAIIGKIIGCGAGALISKFKVKEALQIGVGMIPRMEVGLIMANIGLAEGVLDRGAFSISIAMVMITTLVTPPLLKWAFARE; from the coding sequence TTGGATATATTTCTTGAGCTTGCAACCATACTAATAGCTGCAAAGGGTTTTGGGTATTTAAGCTCACGCTTTGGACTACCGGCTGCATTGGGTCAGATAGTTGGGGGAATTATACTTGGACCTTCTCTTCTGAATCTTGTTACTTACGGGGAAGGTGTCAGACTTTTAGCGGATCTTGGTGTTATTATGCTACTCTTTTTAGCAGGTCTTGAAACTGATATAGAAGAATTTAAAAATGTAGGATTTCCGTCTTTTGTAATAGCTTTGCTTGGTGTTCTTGTGCCATTTTTGTTTGGGTATTTTATAGCAATTGAATGGGGTTATCCGCAGATGCAGGCACTTTTTCTTGGCGGTGTCATGACTGCAACAAGTGTTAGCTTGACAGCCAATGTTCTTATTGAACTTAAAAAATTGCGCACCCGTGTTGGTGCTGCAATTCTGGCTGCAGCAGTGGTTGATGACGTTTTAGGTATAATGATACTGACCATACTTGTTGCTATGAACACGAAGGGAAGTGTTTATGTTGAGGATATTGTGATTCTGGTTGGTGAAATAGTGGTGTTTTTTGCGGTGAGCATGCTCATCGGGAGTAGAGCTATAAAAGAGATTCTGAGAGGTTCACATAAGATAAACCTTCCAGAAACTGTAACAACAATAGCTTTGGCGATAATGTTGATATTTGCTTACTTAGCAGAACATTTTCAGATAGCAGCAATAACTGGGGCATATCTTGCTGGAATACTTGTCGCTGGCAGTGAAGATGCCAAAAAGATTATTGACAAAATCATAACTATTGGGTACTCCTTTTTCATACCCATATTCTTGGTTGGTGTTGGTGCAGAAACTGATGCCCATGTTGTAATTACTGCGGGAGGGTTTGCATTTATTTATTCGTTCCTTGCAATAATTGGGAAGATCATTGGATGTGGTGCTGGAGCGTTAATTTCAAAGTTCAAAGTAAAAGAAGCACTCCAGATAGGTGTGGGAATGATTCCAAGAATGGAAGTTGGCTTGATCATGGCAAATATCGGATTGGCTGAGGGAGTTTTGGATAGAGGAGCATTTTCAATTTCAATAGCTATGGTCATGATTACAACCCTTGTAACTCCTCCTCTTCTAAAGTGGGCATTTGCGAGGGAGTGA
- the pyrE gene encoding orotate phosphoribosyltransferase yields the protein MKDELIGMIFREKCIKFGHFILTSGKESNYYIDIKKLITNPKALKLIAKLMKSEAEKRRIEFDKVAGPELGAVPIATALALETEKPLLIVRKKRKEHGTGKQIEGDVNAGDKVLLVEDVTTTGGSVLRAAKILEKEGAKVVGIMVVVDREEGAKENIENENYTLIPLVRVSELFKYREKYET from the coding sequence ATGAAGGACGAGCTAATCGGCATGATATTTAGAGAAAAATGCATAAAGTTCGGACATTTTATTTTGACCTCTGGAAAAGAGAGCAACTATTACATCGACATTAAAAAGCTCATAACCAACCCCAAAGCCCTAAAGCTGATTGCAAAACTCATGAAAAGTGAGGCTGAAAAGAGAAGGATTGAATTTGACAAAGTTGCCGGTCCTGAGCTTGGAGCTGTCCCAATTGCAACAGCCTTAGCTTTAGAGACTGAAAAACCGCTTTTAATCGTTAGAAAGAAGAGGAAAGAGCACGGGACTGGAAAGCAAATTGAAGGAGATGTAAACGCTGGGGATAAAGTGCTTTTAGTTGAAGATGTAACAACAACGGGCGGAAGTGTTTTGAGAGCAGCAAAAATTCTTGAAAAAGAAGGAGCAAAAGTTGTGGGAATCATGGTTGTTGTTGACAGAGAGGAGGGAGCCAAAGAAAACATTGAAAACGAAAACTACACATTGATTCCACTTGTGAGAGTCAGTGAGCTATTTAAATACAGAGAAAAATACGAAACTTAA